The following are from one region of the Sorghum bicolor cultivar BTx623 chromosome 2, Sorghum_bicolor_NCBIv3, whole genome shotgun sequence genome:
- the LOC110432488 gene encoding uncharacterized protein LOC110432488: protein MRSTQMLNDALGTCRYRHGLKFFVNRSHPPDSRGHRRFPPRSHRREQERADLFSAASNLPTPATPKPKRMAATTFWPPTYNDLRPIASTAAPTPDVGMDGVQEVFDGMPMSDSDPMQTSPEQRCRFDLAAINSCRAAAR from the exons ATGCGCTCGACGCAGATGCTGAACGACGCCCTAGGCACCTGCCGCTACCGCCATGGGCTCAAGTTTTTCGTCAACCGAAGCCACCCTCCCGACAGCCGTGGCCATCGCCGCTTCCCTCCTCGCAGCCACAGGCGTGAACAGGAGCGTGCGGACCTCTTCAGCGCAGCCTCCAATCTCCCGACACCAGCGACACCCAAGCCGAAGAGGATGGCGGCCACGACATTCTGGCCACCTACCTACAACGACCTTCGGCCCATCGCAAGCACCGCAGCACCCACCCCTGACGTCGGCATGGATGGCGTACAGGAGGTGTTCGATGGAATGCCCATGAG TGACAGTGACCCGATGCAGACTTCACCGGAGCAGAGATGCAGATTTGACCTGGCAGCGATCAATTCTTGTCGTGCTGCTGCTCGATAG